TAAACTTATTACTTAGAAACAAGTAATTTCCAAAAAGTACGCGAGATGAGATTTGAACTCACACACCGTAACCGGCACTACCCCCTCAAAGTAGCGTGTCTACCAATTCCACCACCCGCGCTTAAAAAATTTCAATACACAAAATCCTACATAAAATAAAGTGCCCGGAACAGGACTCGAACCTGCACAGCTGTTAACCACTCGCACCTGAAACGAGCGCGTCTACCAATTCCGCCACCCGGGCCCATTACTCAAATTACTCCATCAACTCGCTTGTCAATCGTGGAGCGGAAGACGGGATTCGAACCCGCGACCCTAACCTTGGCAAGGTTATGCTCTACCAACTGAGCTACTTCCGCGTTAACGGGTGCAAATGTAGAAGATTTTTTTGGATATCCAAAACTTTGCAGGGCTTTTTCGAAATATTTTATTCTCTAAAAAGAAGAAAAAACAGCTCTCTAAAAGTTCTTTAATTCCTTATAAACACGTTGTATCGGCAATCCCATGACGGTGAAAAAAGAACCGTTGATAGCTTCTACACCTATGTAACCAATCCATTCCTGGATACCATACGCACCCGCTTTATCATAGGGCTTATATTTATTTAGATAATACTCGATTTCTTCTTTTGTAAGTTTATCGAATGCAACAGCAGCAGAAACGGAAAAAGAAACCTGTTTCTCACGTGTAGTAATACATACTCCTGTAATCACTTCATGTACTTTATCAGAAAGAATTTCAAGCATCCGGAATGCCTCTTGATAATTCTGAGGCTTACCTAATATCTCATGAAAAGTCCATACAATCGTATCTGCCGTGATCAATAAAGTATCCTTTTCCATTATTTCCATGTAGGCGGAAGCTTTCTTTTTCGCTATATATTCAGGGACGAATTCCGGATTCATATGATCAGGATACGATTCATCAATGTTTGGAAACGTCAGCACCGTAAACGGAATGTCTAAGCCCGACAAAAGTTCCTTCCTGCGAGGCGAATTAGAGCCTAAAACTATTGTATATCTTTTTAAGTTCTCCAGCATAGAAAATTAATTATTAAGGAAGTTAAAACATCATTACCACCCAAAAGCCTCCTTATCCATCCAATGGCCTTGCACTTTCAATACTTGCTCTATTATATCCCGGGCGATTCCTTCTCCTCCTTTCTTATGGGAGATGTATTTAGCGATATCCTTTATTTCCGGGGCTGCATCTGCGGGAGCTATAGGAAGTCCGACCAACTTCATTACATCATAATCAGGAATGTCATCTCCCGCATATACTATTTCTTCATAAGATAAGCCATACTTCCGAATAAAATGGTTGAAATCATGTATCTTGACCTCCGATTTCATATAGATATCTTCTATTCCCAGCCGGGAAAAACGTACCCGGACTGCTTCCGTATATCCGCCGGTAATAATAGCGATCTTATATCCTTTTTTTACGGCAAGCTGGAGGGCATATCCGTCTTTAATATTGACCGTCCGCATAGGATCTCCTTCAGGCGACAACGGAATTACTTCACAAGACAAAACCCCGTCCACATCAAAAACAAAAGCTTTTATCTTCTTTAAATCATAATTTACACTACTCATTTTCGGCTTGCTTCTTTATAAATACTCTT
The genomic region above belongs to Parabacteroides pacaensis and contains:
- a CDS encoding Maf-like protein, whose translation is MLENLKRYTIVLGSNSPRRKELLSGLDIPFTVLTFPNIDESYPDHMNPEFVPEYIAKKKASAYMEIMEKDTLLITADTIVWTFHEILGKPQNYQEAFRMLEILSDKVHEVITGVCITTREKQVSFSVSAAVAFDKLTKEEIEYYLNKYKPYDKAGAYGIQEWIGYIGVEAINGSFFTVMGLPIQRVYKELKNF
- a CDS encoding KdsC family phosphatase, which codes for MSSVNYDLKKIKAFVFDVDGVLSCEVIPLSPEGDPMRTVNIKDGYALQLAVKKGYKIAIITGGYTEAVRVRFSRLGIEDIYMKSEVKIHDFNHFIRKYGLSYEEIVYAGDDIPDYDVMKLVGLPIAPADAAPEIKDIAKYISHKKGGEGIARDIIEQVLKVQGHWMDKEAFGW